A section of the Perognathus longimembris pacificus isolate PPM17 chromosome 7, ASM2315922v1, whole genome shotgun sequence genome encodes:
- the Gpr3 gene encoding G-protein coupled receptor 3, with amino-acid sequence MMWGPGSSLAWLSAGPGTVNVSTADPEEGPTGPAALLPSPRAWDVVLCISGTLVSCENALVVAIIVGTPAFRAPMFLLVGSLAVADLLAGLGLVLHFAAVFCIGSMEMSLVLIGVLAMAFTASIGSLLAITVDRYLSLYNALTYYSETTVTRTYVMLVLVWGSALGLGLLPVLAWNCLDGLTTCGVVYPLSKNHLVVLAIAFFMVFGIMLQLYAQICRIVCRHAQQIALQRHLLPASHYVATRKGIATLAVVLGAFAACWLPFTVYCLLGDANSPYLYTYLTLLPATYNSMINPIIYAFRNQDVQKVLWAVCCCCSSSKIPFRSRSPSDV; translated from the coding sequence ATGATGTGGGGTCCAGGCAGCTCGCTGGCCTGGCTCTCAGCTGGTCCAGGCACTGTGAATGTGAGCACCGCAGACCCAGAAGAGGGGCCCACTGGCCCAGCTGCACTGCTGCCCTCACCCAGAGCCTGGGATGTGGTGCTGTGCATCTCAGGCACCCTGGTGTCCTGCGAGAATGCACTGGTGGTGGCCATCATCGTGGGCACCCCTGCCTTCCGGGCCCCCATGTTCCTGCTGGTGGGGAGCCTGGCTGTGGCAGATCTGctggcaggcctgggcctggTCCTGCACTTTGCTGCTGTCTTCTGCATTGGCTCAATGGAGATGAGTCTGGTGCTGATTGGTGTGCTGGCAATGGCCTTTACTGCCAGCATCGGCAGCCTGCTGGCCATCACTGTGGATCGCTACCTTTCTTTGTACAATGCCCTCACTTACTACTCAGAGACAACCGTGACTCGGACCTATGTGATGCTGGTCCTGGTGTGGGGGAGcgccctgggcctggggctgctgCCTGTACTGGCCTGGAACTGCTTGGATGGCCTGACCACGTGTGGTGTGGTATATCCACTCTCCAAGAACCATCTGGTGGTCCTGGCTATTGCCTTCTTCATGGTGTTTGGCATCATGCTGCAGCTCTATGCCCAGATCTGTCGCATTGTCTGCCGCCATGCCCAGCAGATTGCCCTCCAGCGGCACCTGCTGCCTGCCTCCCACTACGTGGCCACCCGCAAGGGTATTGCCACACTGGCCGTGGTGCTTGGCGCCTTTGCTGCCTGCTGGTTGCCCTTCACCGTCTACTGCCTGCTGGGTGACGCCAACTCCCCATACCTCTACACCTATCTCACCCTGCTCCCTGCCACTTATAACTCCATGATCAATCCCATCATCTACGCCTTCCGCAACCAGGATGTGCAGAAGGTGCTGTGGGCCGTTTGCTGCTGCTGTTCCTCTTCCAAGATCCCCTTCCGGTCCCGTTCTCCCAGTGATGTCTAG
- the Fcn3 gene encoding ficolin-3, with product MDLQWITFCLLLLFCGEPAYLKTQDHLSCPEPKELEASKVVILPSCPGSPGSPGEKGTPGPHGPPGPPGKMGPKGEPGEPVSLLRCQEGPRSCQELLSQGATLSGWYHVCLPEGRALPVYCDMDTLGGGWLVFQRRQDGSVDFFRSWASYKAGFGNQASEFWLGNENLYQLTQQGSWQLRVELEDFSGNHTFAHYATFRLLGEADHYQLVLGTFSEGTAGDSLSSHSGKPFSTYDADHDGSKGNCPVIVHGAWWYHACYRSNLNGRYAMSEATAHRYGIDWSTGLGVGHPYRRVQMMLR from the exons ATGGACTTACAGTGGATAACATTCTGCTTGTTGCTCCTCTTCTGTGGGGAGCCTGCCTATCTGAAGACTCAGGACCATCTCAGCTGTCCAG AACCCAAGGAGCTGGAAGCCAGCAAAGTTGTCATCCTGCCCAGCTGTCCAGGCTCCCCAGGAAGTCCTGGGGAGAAGGGAACTCCAGGTCCTCACG GGCCACCTGGACCACCAGGCAAAATGGGGCCCAAGGGTGAGCCCG GAGAGCCAGTGAGCCTGCTCCGGTGTCAAGAAG GCCCTAGAAGCTGTCAGGAGCTGCTGAGCCAGGGCGCCACCCTGAGCGGCTGGTACCACGTGTGCCTACCTGAGGGCAGGGCCCTCCCAGTCTATTGCGACATGGACACCTTGGGAGGTGGCTGGTTG GTGTTCCAGAGACGGCAGGATGGGTCTGTGGATTTCTTCCGCTCTTGGGCCTCCTACAAAGCAGGTTTTGGGAACCAGGCATCTGAGTTCTGGCTGGGGAATGAGAATTTGTATCAACTCACCCAGCAGG GTTCCTGGCAGCTTCGGGTGGAGCTGGAAGACTTCAGTGGCAACCACACCTTTGCCCACTATGCCACCTTCCGCCTCCTCGGGGAGGCCGACCACTACCAGCTAGTGCTAGGCACATTCTCAGAGGGCACCGCAG GGGACTCTCTGAGCTCCCATAGTGGGAAGCCCTTTTCCACCTATGATGCTGACCATGATGGAAGTAAGGGCAACTGCCCAGTGATTGTCCACGGCGCCTGGTGGTACCATGCCTGCTACCGATCCAACCTCAATGGGCGCTACGCCATGTCTGAAGCCACTGCCCACAGGTATGGCATCGACTGGTCCACGGGCCTAGGTGTGGGCCACCCTTACCGTAGGGTTCAGATGATGCTTCGCTAA
- the Cd164l2 gene encoding CD164 sialomucin-like 2 protein isoform X2 yields the protein MATPGPRASRAALCGGCCCLLLCAQLAVAGKGAPGFGRGALIRLNIWPADQGGCARLEACERCVEGDRAHNLSGCVWQHCRPEEPGHCVARAEVTKEGCSVYNHSESCPAAHHHPTYEPKTTTTGSPAVPEDHGPGFDGASFIGGVVLVLSLQAVAFFMIRFLKAKDSTYQTL from the exons ATGGCCACGCCGGGACCCCGAGCCTCGCGGGCTGCGCTGTGTGGCGGCTGCTGCTGCCTCCTCCTGTGTGCCCAGCTCGCGGTGGCTG GTAAGGGAGCTCCAGGCTTTGGGCGGGGAGCCCTGATCCGCCTGAACATCTGGCCAGCTGACCAAGGAGGCTGCGCCAGGCTGGAGGCCTGCGAACGCTGTGTGGAGGGGGACCGAGCACACAACCTCTCCGGATGCGTCTGGCAGCACTGTCGGCCAGAAGAGCCAG GACACTGTGTGGCCCGAGCTGAGGTGACCAAGGAGGGTTGCTCTGTCTACAACCACTCAGAGTCATGTCCAG ctgcccaccaccaccccacctatGAACCGAAGACAACCACAACAG gcagcccagcagtcCCTGAAGACCATGGCCCTGGCTTTGATGGGGCTAGCTTCATTGGGGGCGTGGTGCTGGTGCTGAGCCTGCAGGCGGTGGCCTTCTTCATGATACGCTTCCTCAAGGCCAAGGACAGCACTTACCAGACACTGTGA
- the Cd164l2 gene encoding CD164 sialomucin-like 2 protein isoform X1, whose protein sequence is MATPGPRASRAALCGGCCCLLLCAQLAVAGKGAPGFGRGALIRLNIWPADQGGCARLEACERCVEGDRAHNLSGCVWQHCRPEEPGHCVARAEVTKEGCSVYNHSESCPAAHHHPTYEPKTTTTGSPAVPEDHGPGFDGASFIGGVVLVLSLQAVAFFMIRFLKAKDSTYQTLI, encoded by the exons ATGGCCACGCCGGGACCCCGAGCCTCGCGGGCTGCGCTGTGTGGCGGCTGCTGCTGCCTCCTCCTGTGTGCCCAGCTCGCGGTGGCTG GTAAGGGAGCTCCAGGCTTTGGGCGGGGAGCCCTGATCCGCCTGAACATCTGGCCAGCTGACCAAGGAGGCTGCGCCAGGCTGGAGGCCTGCGAACGCTGTGTGGAGGGGGACCGAGCACACAACCTCTCCGGATGCGTCTGGCAGCACTGTCGGCCAGAAGAGCCAG GACACTGTGTGGCCCGAGCTGAGGTGACCAAGGAGGGTTGCTCTGTCTACAACCACTCAGAGTCATGTCCAG ctgcccaccaccaccccacctatGAACCGAAGACAACCACAACAG gcagcccagcagtcCCTGAAGACCATGGCCCTGGCTTTGATGGGGCTAGCTTCATTGGGGGCGTGGTGCTGGTGCTGAGCCTGCAGGCGGTGGCCTTCTTCATGATACGCTTCCTCAAGGCCAAGGACAGCACTTACCAGACACT AATCTGA